In Peromyscus maniculatus bairdii isolate BWxNUB_F1_BW_parent chromosome 9, HU_Pman_BW_mat_3.1, whole genome shotgun sequence, one genomic interval encodes:
- the LOC102915264 gene encoding olfactory receptor 4N5 yields the protein METNNSSVVTEFILLGLTQSQDTQLLVFALLSVFYVIILPGNFLIIFTIRSDPGLTAPLYFFLGNLAFLDASYSFIVAPRMLVDFFCEKKIISYKACITQLFFLHFLGAGEMFLLVVMAFDRYIAICRPLYYSTLMNPRVCYVLLLALWLGGFAHSIVQVALIVNLPFCGPNQLDNFFCDVPQVIKLACTDTFAVELLMVSNSGLLSLLCFLGLLSSYAVILYHVKGHSSEGKSKAISTCTTHIIIVFLMFGPAIFIYTRPFRALQADKVVSLFHTVIFPLMNPVIYTLRNQEVKTSMRKLLNQYVVC from the coding sequence ATGGAGACCAATAACAGCTCAGTAGTAACAGAATTCATCCTCCTTGGCCTGACCCAATCTCAAGATACTCAACTCCTGGTCTTTGCACTACTTTCAGTTTTCTACGTAATAATTCTTCCTGGAAATTTTCTTATCATTTTCACCATTAGATCAGACCCTGGACTCACAGCCCCACTTTACTTCTTCCTGGGAAACTTGGCCTTCCTGGATGCCTCCTACTCTTTCATTGTAGCTCCCAGGATGCTTGTGGATTTcttctgtgagaaaaaaatcatttcttacaAAGCCTGCATCACTCAGCTATTTTTTTTGCACTTTCTTGGAGCGGGAGAAATGTTCCTTCTTGTTGTGATGGCCTTTGATCGTTATATCGCTATATGTCGTCCTTTATACTACTCCACTCTCATGAACCCTAGAGTCTGTTATGTGTTACTGTTGGCTCTGTGGCTTGGGGGTTTTGCTCATTCCATTGTACAAGTGGCTCTTATCGTGAACTTGCCCTTTTGTGGCCCAAACCAGTTGGATAACTTTTTCTGCGATGTTCCACAGGTCATTAAGCTAGCCTGCACTGATACCTTTGCAGTAGAGCTTCTGATGGTCTCTAACAGTGGTCTGCTTAGCCTCTTATGCTTCCTGGGTCTCCTGTCATCCTATGCTGTCATCCTCTACCATGTCAAAGGACACTCTTCTGAAGGGAAGAGCAAAGCTATCTCTACATGCACCACCCACATTATAATCGTGTTTCTCATGTTTGGGCCTGCCATTTTTATCTACACCCGCCCCTTTCGGGCTCTCCAAGCTGACAAAGTTGTTTCTCTCTTCCACACagtcatttttcctttgatgaatccTGTGATCTATACACTTCGCAACCAGGAAGTGAAAACTTCTATGAGGAAGTTATTAAATCAGTATGTGGTCTGCTGA